In the genome of Leptospira inadai serovar Lyme str. 10, one region contains:
- a CDS encoding HAMP domain-containing sensor histidine kinase, which produces MRRSLFSKLLLSNWLLLIILMSVAGIVLFLEDIIHPDLKILLFSFYILLAMFGTFYVSYSIARSVTQTLNQIEKKTGEINAGDFGSELSLPDIRELADLAVSINRMSGRLKHQFVDLTIEKEKFDSVLQNLKEGVFSVDLEGSILFQNKSIPNSLIEPNSASRKIADAIKDERLLDFIQRNLSGKGEPKTELDLSQNFYAIKMYPLRTNGNVLMFIVVIRNITEEKQSHIIREQFVQNASHELKTPITSIKGYTETLLGRLKLQEDSHEKKFLDAISRNTDRMVRIVEDMLTITRIENQTAIARGEEFTLKSLVDNLSFTVDGVVSPKEQKFVVEMNEPITVSADWILLEHMLLNLISNASAYSPDGKTITLKVTKLGSDLVNFQVKDQGIGIKDEDKERIFERFFRVDKNRSRKEGGTGLGLSIVKHIVRLHHGTVKVFDNPEGGTIFSVTIPIIYSDRVDS; this is translated from the coding sequence ATGAGGCGTAGCTTATTTTCGAAACTTCTCTTAAGTAACTGGCTTCTACTCATCATCCTAATGTCGGTCGCGGGAATCGTCCTCTTCTTGGAGGATATCATTCATCCCGATCTTAAAATTCTTCTATTCTCCTTTTACATCCTGCTCGCTATGTTCGGAACGTTTTACGTCTCCTATTCGATTGCACGAAGCGTCACTCAGACGCTCAATCAAATCGAAAAAAAAACGGGGGAAATTAACGCGGGTGATTTCGGCTCGGAACTAAGTCTACCTGATATTCGTGAATTAGCCGACCTGGCGGTTTCCATCAATCGGATGTCGGGCCGCCTCAAGCACCAATTCGTGGATCTTACGATCGAGAAGGAAAAGTTCGATTCGGTTCTTCAGAATTTGAAAGAGGGGGTATTCTCCGTAGATTTGGAAGGGTCCATCCTGTTTCAAAATAAAAGCATTCCGAATTCCTTGATCGAACCAAATTCCGCTTCCCGCAAAATCGCCGACGCGATCAAGGACGAACGTCTGCTGGATTTTATCCAAAGGAATCTTTCCGGTAAGGGGGAACCTAAAACGGAACTAGACTTAAGCCAGAATTTCTATGCGATTAAGATGTATCCGTTGCGTACGAACGGGAACGTTCTGATGTTCATAGTAGTCATCAGAAACATTACCGAGGAGAAGCAATCACATATCATCCGGGAACAATTCGTTCAAAATGCGTCGCACGAATTAAAAACACCGATCACTTCCATTAAGGGATATACTGAAACACTTTTAGGTCGTTTAAAATTACAAGAAGACAGTCATGAAAAAAAGTTTCTAGACGCTATATCCAGAAATACAGATAGAATGGTTCGAATCGTCGAAGACATGCTTACGATCACTCGAATTGAAAATCAAACCGCGATTGCGAGAGGAGAAGAGTTTACGCTTAAATCTTTGGTCGATAATCTCTCATTTACCGTCGACGGAGTCGTTTCACCTAAAGAACAAAAATTCGTGGTGGAAATGAACGAGCCGATAACGGTCTCGGCGGATTGGATCCTTTTGGAACATATGCTTTTGAATTTAATCTCCAATGCATCTGCTTATTCTCCCGACGGAAAAACGATCACACTCAAAGTAACGAAATTAGGATCGGACTTGGTAAATTTCCAAGTTAAGGATCAAGGAATCGGAATAAAGGACGAAGATAAAGAACGAATCTTCGAACGCTTTTTCCGCGTTGATAAGAATAGATCCCGCAAGGAAGGCGGAACCGGATTAGGTCTCTCGATCGTAAAACATATCGTTCGACTTCATCATGGAACGGTAAAAGTCTTCGATAATCCGGAAGGCGGGACGATTTTTTCGGTGACCATCCCGATCATTTACTCCGACCGAGTAGACTCTTAA
- a CDS encoding response regulator, which produces MKNASGSPSQKILVVDDEEDIADLIKFHLEENGYQVDTCQNGLEVLPRIEKNLPDLVVLDLMLPGIGGMDLCKRIKEKYALPIIMVTAKSGETDAVLGLELGADDYVRKPFSTRELVARVRSVLRRSGEGEEEQEFEGNISVGKIFLNPKAHKVFIDGTEIDLTLIEYKILYLFMTNTGVAFTRDKLLDKVWGKDIYVTDRAVDVNIKRLRDKLGDEKERLETIRGIGYRFNEA; this is translated from the coding sequence ATGAAAAATGCTTCAGGCAGCCCCAGCCAAAAGATCCTCGTAGTGGACGACGAAGAGGATATTGCCGACCTTATCAAATTCCATTTAGAAGAGAACGGGTATCAAGTCGATACTTGTCAAAATGGACTCGAGGTTCTACCCAGAATCGAAAAGAATCTACCCGACTTAGTAGTTTTGGATTTAATGCTTCCGGGAATCGGAGGAATGGATCTCTGCAAACGGATAAAAGAAAAATACGCTCTTCCGATCATCATGGTGACCGCTAAATCGGGTGAAACCGACGCTGTCCTGGGATTAGAATTGGGAGCGGACGATTATGTTCGTAAACCTTTCTCGACTCGAGAATTAGTGGCAAGGGTCCGCTCGGTTCTACGCCGCTCCGGAGAAGGAGAAGAAGAACAGGAATTCGAAGGAAATATCAGCGTAGGTAAAATCTTCTTAAACCCTAAGGCGCATAAAGTATTTATCGACGGAACCGAGATAGATCTAACTTTAATAGAATATAAAATTCTCTACCTATTCATGACTAATACGGGCGTCGCATTCACGAGAGATAAACTCTTGGATAAAGTTTGGGGAAAGGATATTTACGTAACTGATCGCGCCGTAGACGTGAATATCAAGCGCCTAAGAGATAAACTCGGTGACGAGAAGGAGAGGTTGGAAACTATCCGCGGGATCGGTTACAGATTCAATGAGGCGTAG
- a CDS encoding NUDIX hydrolase, with protein MKLDLEELKRRLTLNPMGEENLPDDIAASSVIMPIFQTSEGDGFLLQKRNPNLIAHPGQIAFPGGVKDPEDKNLLETALREWREEMGVPADQLEVIGNYKGMFTNTGYHITPFLSLYKGNFKFSYNPEEVEQIIRLELNRLYQAPFYSIKIKRNPAGPVVEVYYFDLKEGLLWGATARILVDFLREHADFEREPILRKPNLSAAPFLDPQKG; from the coding sequence ATTAAACTCGATCTAGAAGAACTAAAACGACGCCTGACTCTCAATCCGATGGGGGAAGAAAATCTTCCGGATGATATAGCGGCCTCTTCCGTAATTATGCCGATCTTTCAAACTTCGGAAGGAGACGGATTTTTATTGCAAAAAAGAAACCCTAATTTAATCGCCCATCCGGGTCAAATTGCGTTCCCGGGCGGGGTGAAGGACCCGGAAGATAAAAACTTATTAGAAACTGCGCTCCGCGAATGGCGGGAGGAGATGGGAGTTCCTGCGGATCAGCTGGAAGTAATCGGAAATTACAAGGGAATGTTCACGAACACAGGATATCATATCACCCCCTTCCTTTCTCTCTATAAAGGAAATTTTAAGTTCTCTTATAATCCGGAAGAAGTGGAACAAATCATTCGATTGGAGTTGAATAGACTCTACCAAGCACCGTTTTATAGTATTAAAATAAAAAGGAATCCCGCAGGACCCGTAGTGGAAGTCTACTATTTTGATTTGAAGGAAGGACTTCTTTGGGGTGCAACCGCTCGGATTCTTGTGGATTTTCTCAGGGAACACGCCGACTTCGAGCGGGAACCCATCCTACGTAAACCGAACTTGTCGGCGGCTCCGTTTCTAGATCCCCAAAAAGGTTGA
- a CDS encoding RNA polymerase sigma factor, with product MKQEEPILCDPADWACIQKVLAGNYDSFEELVLRYESLVYSQARKAFRNESEAEDFTQDVFLKTFEGLSTFKGRAKFSTWIFSIARNEIIRRYRKDHPEVDAPLFEEVSAELSSEKSSAQESHLLEKETKEKIRSLVDKLPELYRKPISLHYFENMSYKDISENLNLKMNTLKSYIFRGKEILREWLKKENETGKD from the coding sequence ATGAAGCAAGAGGAGCCTATTCTTTGCGATCCGGCGGACTGGGCGTGCATACAGAAAGTCTTGGCCGGCAATTACGACTCGTTCGAAGAGCTCGTTTTACGCTACGAATCCCTCGTTTATTCCCAAGCTCGTAAAGCATTCCGAAACGAATCCGAAGCCGAAGATTTTACCCAGGACGTCTTTCTTAAGACGTTCGAAGGGTTATCCACTTTCAAAGGTCGTGCCAAATTCTCCACATGGATTTTTTCCATCGCACGCAACGAAATTATACGTCGATACCGTAAGGATCACCCCGAAGTAGACGCGCCGCTTTTCGAAGAGGTTTCGGCCGAACTGAGTTCCGAAAAGTCCTCAGCACAGGAATCGCACCTGCTGGAAAAGGAGACAAAGGAAAAAATCAGGTCACTCGTCGACAAACTCCCTGAATTGTACCGTAAACCCATATCGTTGCATTACTTCGAGAATATGTCCTATAAAGACATTTCAGAAAATTTGAACTTGAAAATGAATACGTTAAAGAGTTATATTTTTCGAGGGAAGGAAATACTCCGTGAATGGTTGAAAAAGGAAAATGAAACCGGAAAAGATTAA
- a CDS encoding suppressor of fused domain protein, with product MKEVLEPKIVYQEANPYGSFTAYLEDDGQTVYLYLQAEENPEFSMKSVWVCNRVRAPKHRTEEDLHSGLAPLLTEAEVTDPSPVPAFSQEDIHFIWTEEGTGVSFFYKEVLIAYLPPWSGVKDFHGYSIYAKVDAITAYPLGNAEFGMIPDRIRRDRNHWESRASNGSWKRIQELRLGFLENVFGKHEKYWSADGGKFPQLGIARFRWDLLPDVYIYSTIGMSAQNMPGVELYRKDYEDYSRVELLFAAKISDEDRSESWVPHQIGEIIRFPWSMGKWFGHGHTISMSRRDPEALHLTFTSLLLKELDARKGHPPLSGLLAENGRSIRFLSLLPVSEEEKEVIQDGGANEFLSFWEKENPVWIHDPERTSVI from the coding sequence ATGAAGGAAGTTTTGGAACCTAAAATCGTATACCAAGAAGCGAATCCGTACGGCTCCTTTACGGCTTATTTAGAAGACGACGGACAAACCGTTTATCTTTACTTGCAGGCGGAAGAGAATCCGGAATTTTCCATGAAATCGGTTTGGGTATGCAACCGAGTGCGGGCTCCGAAACATCGGACCGAAGAGGACCTCCATTCGGGGTTAGCTCCTCTGCTTACCGAGGCTGAAGTAACGGATCCATCCCCTGTCCCCGCATTTAGCCAAGAGGATATTCACTTTATTTGGACCGAAGAAGGGACCGGGGTCTCGTTTTTTTATAAGGAAGTACTGATCGCTTACCTTCCGCCTTGGTCCGGGGTAAAGGATTTTCACGGGTATTCAATTTACGCGAAAGTCGACGCGATTACGGCGTATCCGCTAGGAAATGCGGAATTTGGAATGATTCCCGATCGGATTCGACGCGATCGTAATCATTGGGAATCACGAGCGTCTAACGGTAGTTGGAAGCGAATCCAAGAGCTTCGTCTTGGATTCTTGGAAAACGTTTTTGGAAAACATGAGAAGTACTGGTCCGCCGACGGCGGTAAGTTTCCTCAACTCGGCATAGCAAGATTCCGATGGGATCTACTACCCGACGTTTATATTTATTCCACGATCGGTATGAGTGCCCAAAATATGCCTGGCGTGGAACTTTATCGAAAAGATTATGAAGATTATTCGAGAGTAGAACTCTTATTTGCCGCGAAAATTTCGGACGAAGATCGTTCGGAAAGTTGGGTACCGCATCAAATAGGAGAGATTATCCGGTTTCCTTGGAGCATGGGGAAATGGTTCGGGCACGGTCACACGATATCAATGAGTCGGAGAGATCCCGAAGCACTGCATCTTACGTTTACTTCACTTTTATTAAAGGAATTGGATGCTCGCAAAGGACATCCACCGCTTTCCGGTTTACTCGCCGAAAACGGCAGATCGATTCGGTTTCTATCATTATTGCCGGTGTCGGAAGAAGAAAAAGAAGTGATTCAAGATGGCGGGGCGAACGAATTTCTTTCATTTTGGGAAAAAGAGAATCCCGTTTGGATCCATGACCCGGAGAGAACTTCGGTTATTTAA
- the argJ gene encoding bifunctional glutamate N-acetyltransferase/amino-acid acetyltransferase ArgJ → MTYPRGFFSFGTNIGIKDKTKDFGVIYSEVPCKSTAVFTKNNFPGAPVIVGREHIKSGILQAIVINSKNSNVATGSVGVANSRAICREIGVSLGIPETSVLPSSTGVIGVPLPMEIILPACAKAKSLLKPGNLEEVAEAIMTTDTRRKVSVRTIRTDKGEATIYGMAKGAGMIEPNMATMLSYILTDVRIDGELYEILKYCVDRSFNCLSIDSDTSTSDTVALLCNGLAGKPDSEEFRDALLEICIDLTKEIAKDGEGATKLVEVRVEKAKTAEQARKIGKSILNSPLIKTAIYGGDPNWGRLVMAIGKVFDEPIPFDGLEIYFGGLAVKGAGPDTLKKLSEYLKKNSEIQVDVILNTGNYGMKFWGCDLTEGYVQENAYYTT, encoded by the coding sequence ATGACGTATCCAAGAGGCTTTTTTTCTTTCGGAACCAATATCGGCATTAAAGATAAAACGAAGGACTTCGGCGTAATCTACTCGGAAGTTCCTTGTAAATCAACCGCAGTATTCACCAAGAATAATTTTCCCGGCGCGCCGGTAATCGTCGGTCGCGAACATATAAAGTCGGGAATTCTCCAAGCGATAGTCATCAATTCAAAAAATTCCAACGTGGCGACCGGATCGGTAGGCGTTGCAAATTCTCGCGCAATCTGCCGGGAAATCGGGGTCTCATTGGGTATTCCGGAAACATCCGTTCTTCCCTCCTCTACCGGAGTCATAGGCGTTCCCTTACCGATGGAAATAATACTACCTGCTTGTGCGAAAGCAAAATCTTTACTAAAACCGGGCAATCTGGAAGAGGTCGCGGAAGCGATAATGACGACTGATACTAGGAGAAAAGTATCCGTCCGAACGATCAGAACCGACAAGGGGGAGGCTACCATCTATGGAATGGCCAAGGGCGCAGGAATGATCGAGCCGAATATGGCCACTATGCTCTCTTACATTCTTACCGACGTTCGAATCGACGGAGAACTTTATGAAATTCTAAAATACTGCGTAGATAGAAGTTTTAATTGCCTTTCCATCGATTCCGACACATCCACTTCCGATACGGTTGCCTTGCTTTGTAACGGTCTTGCGGGAAAACCGGATTCGGAAGAATTTAGGGACGCGTTACTCGAAATCTGTATCGATTTAACTAAAGAAATTGCGAAGGACGGCGAGGGCGCTACAAAGCTAGTCGAAGTTCGAGTCGAAAAAGCGAAGACCGCCGAACAAGCTCGAAAAATCGGAAAATCGATTTTGAATTCTCCTTTGATCAAAACGGCCATTTACGGTGGAGATCCGAATTGGGGGAGACTGGTCATGGCAATCGGGAAAGTTTTTGACGAACCGATCCCGTTTGACGGTTTAGAGATCTATTTTGGCGGATTAGCGGTCAAAGGCGCCGGCCCCGATACTCTCAAAAAATTATCGGAATACCTGAAAAAGAATTCCGAGATCCAGGTAGATGTGATACTGAATACTGGAAATTACGGAATGAAATTTTGGGGCTGTGACCTTACCGAAGGTTACGTTCAAGAAAACGCCTACTACACGACGTAA
- a CDS encoding PP2C family protein-serine/threonine phosphatase — MRNILLIFVSVILFGVILFAGLLKSSSKESRLPFYFYPNGMIALSIGEYTDLVGLKIDLLEYEISRKLGEDNAETNRTFHFYGKDRSVSRDVSFIFRSAFDVLRDFSWDIGLSLLYFSVAIWFFFYTRDLFIFLLFGSFSSLFLFNFFLLAFQDFVFPFFFFLYFSGFLILDVSYRLRGKEIPSRWFAPQVIVSIVASYVGASQKANPDLFQFLSNAGIHFNAAAAAICIIQLIFHTFRNPTQFQAVFKKLCLVLAFFLATIVPFFMTKIGSTQIPFMIRPYLIVAFILFPPLVIYGTYTYSLVPVQIAFSSSLTSIYSILILTLGYLFGLEFFVRWNPEFLGAHQTEWNLFYVIFSAYFLSSLNNKLYSWIDYWSFRNNPKLHTALEELSVMIGAPISMRATINNLIRRLEEALEVYKLQVLIPTDKFPRTDLRNMNFVRIPFGSEIWKYFEDHTEVTVTSHLAYGLGIRESVFKFLHQMEVQLAYPLFNFERGKEVIAVFLVGEKRNRRNFSLGELRFLKECTRLASLLIRNYSLLVDEVEKKRIVRDLNMASILDKTLHLPELETIPETQVGYFSIPAVGISGDYLDILRIDPKRQLLFLGDVSGHGLGSGYLVSAVRGIIRRYLGDSSSLPQIFRAINLFLIERYRGSEFMTSIAGIYNSSDGAFSFVNAGHTPPICIRKGGRVEFRNETQRVLGVLPTDYKLLTIHLNAGDKLVLFTDGVTETFNDKEEIFGEENLQRLLSSHHHLGAQDLADLVRKTLEEYRNNKEPSDDVSFICLEVSE, encoded by the coding sequence TTGAGAAATATCCTTCTAATTTTCGTTTCCGTAATTCTTTTCGGCGTAATTCTTTTTGCGGGATTACTAAAATCATCTTCCAAAGAATCCAGGCTGCCTTTCTATTTTTATCCGAACGGGATGATTGCGTTATCGATCGGGGAATATACCGACCTCGTCGGTTTAAAAATCGATCTCTTGGAATACGAAATATCGCGTAAATTAGGAGAAGATAACGCCGAGACGAATCGTACATTTCATTTCTATGGAAAAGATCGAAGTGTTTCGAGGGACGTTTCGTTCATTTTCCGATCGGCCTTTGACGTCTTACGGGATTTTTCCTGGGATATCGGTTTATCGCTACTTTATTTCTCGGTAGCAATCTGGTTTTTCTTTTATACGAGGGATCTGTTTATTTTCCTCCTTTTCGGATCTTTTTCTTCCCTATTTCTATTTAACTTTTTCCTTTTGGCTTTTCAGGATTTCGTTTTCCCTTTCTTTTTCTTTCTCTACTTTAGCGGCTTTTTGATTTTGGATGTCTCCTACCGACTACGGGGGAAAGAAATCCCGTCTCGTTGGTTTGCCCCTCAAGTAATCGTATCTATCGTTGCGTCCTATGTTGGAGCCTCGCAAAAAGCGAATCCGGATCTATTTCAATTTCTTTCCAATGCGGGAATTCACTTCAACGCAGCGGCGGCGGCAATCTGCATTATTCAATTGATCTTTCATACGTTTAGGAACCCGACCCAATTCCAGGCCGTATTTAAAAAGCTCTGTCTCGTATTAGCGTTTTTCCTCGCAACGATCGTACCTTTTTTCATGACGAAAATCGGATCCACTCAAATTCCGTTTATGATTCGCCCTTACTTGATCGTAGCATTTATCCTTTTTCCGCCGTTAGTCATTTATGGAACCTATACCTACTCGTTAGTTCCCGTTCAGATCGCGTTTAGTTCCTCTTTGACTTCGATTTACTCCATTTTGATTCTTACTCTAGGATATCTTTTCGGTCTTGAGTTTTTTGTACGCTGGAATCCGGAATTCTTGGGGGCTCATCAAACGGAATGGAATTTATTCTACGTGATTTTTTCCGCTTATTTCCTTAGCTCTCTGAACAATAAACTATACTCTTGGATCGACTATTGGAGTTTTCGAAATAATCCGAAACTTCATACAGCCTTGGAAGAGCTTTCGGTGATGATCGGTGCGCCGATTTCAATGCGCGCAACCATTAATAATCTTATACGTCGCTTAGAGGAGGCGCTCGAAGTATATAAGCTCCAAGTCTTAATTCCGACCGATAAATTCCCGCGAACCGACCTCCGGAATATGAATTTTGTAAGGATCCCCTTCGGTTCGGAGATTTGGAAGTATTTCGAAGATCATACGGAGGTCACAGTGACCTCGCATTTAGCTTATGGCCTAGGCATCCGCGAATCCGTGTTCAAGTTTTTGCACCAAATGGAGGTCCAATTGGCCTACCCTCTCTTCAATTTCGAACGTGGAAAGGAAGTTATCGCCGTATTCTTAGTGGGTGAAAAGAGGAATCGCAGGAACTTTAGTCTTGGAGAGTTGCGTTTTCTTAAGGAATGCACTCGTTTAGCGTCTCTCTTGATTAGAAATTACAGTCTGCTCGTCGATGAAGTCGAAAAAAAACGGATCGTTAGAGATCTGAATATGGCTTCTATTCTGGATAAAACGCTTCATTTACCCGAATTGGAAACGATTCCGGAAACTCAGGTCGGTTATTTTTCCATTCCTGCCGTCGGAATCTCGGGCGATTACTTGGATATTTTGCGAATCGATCCTAAACGACAATTATTGTTTCTTGGAGACGTATCGGGTCATGGGTTAGGCTCCGGCTATCTAGTTTCCGCCGTAAGAGGAATTATCCGCCGATACTTGGGCGATTCATCTTCATTACCGCAGATTTTTCGCGCGATCAATCTCTTCTTAATCGAAAGATATAGAGGAAGTGAGTTCATGACTTCCATTGCGGGCATCTATAATTCTTCCGATGGTGCTTTTTCGTTCGTGAACGCCGGTCATACTCCTCCGATTTGCATACGAAAAGGAGGAAGAGTAGAGTTTCGAAACGAAACTCAAAGAGTTTTAGGTGTTCTTCCTACGGATTATAAGCTTCTTACCATACATTTAAATGCCGGAGACAAGTTAGTACTCTTCACAGACGGAGTAACGGAGACCTTTAACGATAAGGAAGAGATCTTCGGAGAAGAAAATCTTCAACGTTTATTGTCTTCTCATCATCATTTAGGTGCGCAAGATCTAGCTGATCTCGTAAGAAAGACTCTTGAAGAGTACAGAAACAATAAAGAACCTAGTGATGATGTTTCGTTTATATGTTTGGAAGTGTCCGAGTGA
- a CDS encoding LIMLP_16695 family PerRB-regulated protein, whose amino-acid sequence MSKFKYLFDPSIRASYLKESWKEEDWYASLADRPGIEKKIPFFRKEEISNLRQEPVLSR is encoded by the coding sequence ATGAGCAAATTTAAGTATTTATTCGATCCGTCCATTCGCGCCAGCTACCTAAAAGAAAGTTGGAAGGAAGAAGATTGGTACGCTTCTCTCGCCGACCGTCCCGGAATCGAAAAAAAGATTCCATTCTTTCGTAAGGAAGAAATTTCCAATCTTCGCCAGGAACCAGTTCTTAGCAGATGA
- a CDS encoding thiolase C-terminal domain-containing protein, protein MNHPVLLGVADSTVGDFSESEYKDWSNDRKIFHHYKKSIMDLLSFLELKQGNLARHITDFVSIEPSSLGKQGYGHSVRIANELGFTGMRAHLIDLGGASVTGAIGQARALLLSDPESVILIAAADIPKSAFKSVSDLKRVNETVCHPEFELDNGATLISMYGLLMKRMMFEEGITQGDLTEITKKFRTNAIANPRSYQYQQEITEKQISRAIADPYPSSMIAIVTDHGFATLLMNEKKVDEWKAKGWIRKDLSPVYLVGATHTAHSEYFILKGGFKTPATNSGEKLFAQSGYEREELDYAWIYDCFTGMIILQSAEYFQLSKKKVTQSLKAGKISFKNGKTIPINLLGGILNYQAAMSISAATGLVDIASQYGLYAQPKLLGKQDPLYPKLSLLGGNGGIDSINSVALFSSNRPGKKRVQRKPNLKPLTLNKLGADEGEAGVVWSSTTVNMNPGFPWKPPYSLVLVKLGIDRFILANLHEKDGNLVKTGNQLEYDKTKVTITREGRRWKAILS, encoded by the coding sequence GTGAATCATCCTGTACTTTTAGGCGTTGCCGATAGCACGGTCGGCGATTTTTCCGAATCGGAATACAAAGATTGGAGCAATGATCGGAAGATTTTTCATCATTATAAGAAATCTATAATGGATTTGCTCAGTTTTTTGGAACTGAAACAAGGGAATCTAGCTCGGCATATCACCGATTTTGTAAGTATCGAGCCTTCTTCACTTGGAAAACAAGGATACGGGCATAGCGTTCGCATCGCAAATGAATTAGGTTTTACCGGAATGCGAGCGCATTTGATAGACCTGGGAGGCGCCAGCGTCACGGGTGCGATCGGACAGGCGCGAGCCTTACTTCTTTCCGATCCCGAGTCCGTCATACTGATCGCGGCGGCGGACATTCCTAAATCAGCATTTAAGTCGGTTTCCGATTTAAAAAGAGTCAATGAAACCGTATGTCATCCGGAATTCGAATTGGATAACGGAGCCACTTTGATTTCCATGTACGGGCTTTTGATGAAGCGGATGATGTTCGAAGAAGGGATCACTCAAGGCGATTTAACGGAAATTACCAAGAAGTTTAGAACGAATGCGATCGCGAATCCTCGCTCGTATCAATATCAGCAGGAAATTACCGAAAAGCAAATTTCTCGAGCAATCGCAGACCCGTACCCTTCTTCCATGATCGCGATTGTGACGGATCACGGGTTTGCAACTTTGCTAATGAACGAAAAGAAAGTCGACGAATGGAAAGCCAAAGGTTGGATCAGGAAAGATCTTTCGCCCGTTTATCTTGTAGGAGCGACGCATACGGCTCACAGCGAATATTTTATTTTGAAGGGGGGCTTCAAGACACCTGCGACTAATTCGGGAGAAAAATTATTCGCTCAATCCGGCTACGAACGGGAAGAACTCGACTATGCTTGGATTTATGATTGTTTTACCGGGATGATCATCCTGCAATCGGCCGAATACTTTCAACTTTCAAAGAAGAAAGTAACCCAATCGTTAAAGGCAGGAAAAATTTCTTTCAAGAACGGAAAGACTATCCCGATTAATTTATTAGGCGGGATTTTAAATTATCAGGCCGCAATGTCGATTTCCGCAGCGACGGGACTCGTGGATATTGCGAGTCAATACGGACTGTATGCGCAACCCAAGCTGCTCGGTAAACAAGATCCGCTTTATCCAAAACTTTCGCTTCTCGGTGGAAACGGCGGAATCGATAGCATTAACTCGGTAGCTTTATTTTCTTCGAACCGTCCAGGGAAAAAACGCGTTCAAAGAAAACCGAATCTGAAACCTCTTACTCTGAACAAGCTTGGTGCCGACGAGGGGGAAGCCGGAGTCGTATGGTCCTCTACTACCGTAAATATGAATCCCGGTTTTCCGTGGAAACCGCCTTATTCATTGGTGCTAGTGAAATTAGGAATCGATCGATTTATTCTTGCTAACTTACATGAAAAAGATGGAAACTTAGTAAAGACCGGTAATCAATTGGAATACGATAAAACTAAAGTAACGATCACTCGAGAAGGACGACGCTGGAAGGCGATTCTTTCTTAA